The Paramisgurnus dabryanus chromosome 3, PD_genome_1.1, whole genome shotgun sequence genome includes a window with the following:
- the LOC135769009 gene encoding uncharacterized protein, whose amino-acid sequence MEVKEESQAEVDEKHQIVKINHNVSQKETLKTEDIKCENSFSEDERPADHKRTHSEEKPFKCQQCGKSFTFQSSLIRHKKAHSEEKPFTCQQCGKSFRDKSKLETHVRSHIKEKTHVCHECERSFTKKSYLKRHMRSHTGEKPYACQQCGKSFTLKSNLNQHIKTHSEEKPFTCQQCGKSFKTKWHLNQHVRIHTGEKPHLCHHCGKSFTTASELKKHLRVHTGEKTHKCQQCGKSFRTKPHLNVHMRIHTGEKPHVCHHCGMSFITAGNLKKHSSIHTGEKPYMCHLCKKSFTSKGNLKTHMTLHTGEKPYTCHLCGKSFRIKPNLNVHMRIHIGEKPHVCHHCGMSFITAGNLKTHSSIHTGEKPYMCHLCKKSFTSKCNLKTHMTLHTGEKPFTCQQCGKSFTTKRDLNRHMRIHTGEKPFTCQQCGKSFIMKCDLNAHVRIHTGEKPYMCQHCVKSFRTKPNLNAHLVTHTEEKPFTCHECKKSFKTKANLKKHARVHTQ is encoded by the coding sequence ATGGAAGTGAAAGAGGAGAGTCAAGCTGAAGTGGATGAGAAACAtcagattgtaaaaataaaccataatGTTTCACAGAAAGAAACTCTGAAGACAGAAGACATAAAGTGTGAAAATAGTTTCAGTGAAGATGAACGCCCTGCAGATCACAAGAGGACTCACAGTGAGGAGAAACCTTTCAaatgtcaacagtgtggaaagagtttcacctTTCAATCGAGTCTTATCCGGCATAAGAAAGCTCACAGTGAGGAGAAACCTTTcacatgtcaacagtgtggCAAGAGTTTCAGAGATAAAAGTAAACTTGAGACTCACGTGAGAAGTCacattaaagaaaaaacacatGTGTGCCATGAGTGTGAAAGgagttttacaaaaaaaagttaCCTTAAGAGACACATGAGgtctcacactggagagaaaccttatgcatgtcaacagtgtggaaagagtttcacctTAAAATCGAACCTTAACCAGCACATAAAAACTCACAGTGAGGAAAAGCCTTTcacatgtcaacagtgtggaaagagtttcaaaaCAAAATGGCACCTTAACCAACATGTgaggattcacactggagagaaaccacatCTGTGCCAtcactgtggaaagagttttacaacTGCAAGTGAACTTAAGAAACATTtaagagttcacactggagagaaaacTCACAagtgtcaacagtgtggaaagagtttcagaacAAAACCTCACCTTAACGTACACATGAGgattcacaccggagagaaaccaCACGTGTGCCATCACTGTGGAATGAGTTTTATAACGGCAGGTAACCTTAAGAAACATTCGAgtattcacactggagagaaaccttacatgTGTCATTTGTGTAAAAAGAGTTTTACAAGTAAAGGTAATCTTAAGACACACATGAcacttcacactggagagaaaccttacacttgtcatctgtgtggaaagagtttcagaatAAAACCTAACCTTAACGTACACATGAGGATTCACATCGGAGAGAAACCACACGTGTGCCATCACTGTGGAATGAGTTTTATAACTGCAGGTAACCTTAAGACACATTCGAgtattcacactggagagaaaccttacatgTGTCATCTGTGTAAAAAGAGTTTTACAAGTAAATGTAATCTTAAGACACACATGAcacttcacactggagagaaacctttcacttgtcaacagtgtggaaagagttttacaacGAAACGTGACCTTAATAGacacatgagaattcacactggagagaaaccattcacttgtcaacagtgtggaaagagttttattaTGAAATGTGACCTTAATGCACAtgtgagaattcacactggagagaaaccatacATGTGTCAACACTGTGTAAAGAGTTTCAGGACAAAACCAAACTTAAATGCACATTTGGTCACTCACACTGAAGAGAAACCGTTCACATGCCATGAGTGTAAAAAGAGTTTCAAAACAAAAGCTAACCTTAAAAAACACGCAAGAGTTCACACTCAATAG